A region from the Flavobacterium enshiense genome encodes:
- a CDS encoding DUF3857 domain-containing protein, protein MKKSFLKYSLSAAGIFLYTISVNAQDYTFKNYNWDEKLTSVQIPEKYKNLNEVVLERDIKIELLNDKGAAKQFYLLHEKTAVNTDDAIERNNRVYIPHTGSENLLVKKVRVFLKNGKVITFNNDDIKEEIDEERNIKYNYFAINGLEKGAIIEKFFILQEEPDLDGNSVNIQDEYVIGKMSFELIYPEHLVFKTKTYNGLKEVAIDEKKYESRKAITVTENDIPALEKNEEYANRNAALKMIRYKLDENLYNGSRNLYNYKTFASNIFESMHQPLEKKDTKAIADFCKAIPTSKDPKELIWNIEDKVKKTIVYDKYIDNKTSLGEIIKTKQANQIDILKLYIAIFDYYKIENNIVLTSERSSIPFDKDFESYENLDELLLYFPAVDKFMTPTEIEYRTPLFPAQLGNNNGLFIKSKEYAGVIMGISEIKFITLPGTELTTDTMEITIDLSKDIENPSVSSKFTYGGYSAMNLQPIKDYVSNDDYKTIFNSVIENYTNKKENENFKTGNEGTANVGKNPFLLEFKYSGNELVQKAGNNYLLSLGQVIGKQMELYQQNKRLLPVEIDYPHAYNRKIKVILPPNVETKNLDKINMNKSLVLDNKTEAQFKSSYTKTGNEVNVENTEFYNIVNYPLEKFEEYKTVINAAADFNKIVLIIAQK, encoded by the coding sequence ATGAAAAAATCCTTCCTGAAATATTCACTTTCCGCAGCTGGAATTTTCCTGTATACCATTTCGGTTAACGCACAGGATTATACATTTAAAAACTACAATTGGGATGAAAAGTTGACTTCAGTACAAATACCGGAGAAGTACAAAAACCTGAATGAAGTGGTTTTAGAGCGCGATATTAAAATCGAATTACTAAACGACAAAGGAGCAGCAAAACAGTTTTACCTTCTTCATGAAAAAACTGCCGTAAACACTGACGATGCCATTGAAAGAAACAACAGAGTCTATATTCCTCACACAGGCAGTGAAAATCTTTTGGTTAAGAAAGTGCGCGTATTTTTAAAAAACGGCAAGGTTATCACTTTTAATAACGACGACATCAAAGAGGAGATTGATGAAGAAAGAAACATCAAATACAATTATTTTGCTATCAATGGATTGGAAAAAGGTGCCATCATCGAAAAGTTCTTCATTCTACAAGAGGAGCCCGATTTGGATGGGAATTCCGTAAATATCCAAGACGAATATGTCATTGGTAAAATGTCTTTTGAACTTATCTACCCAGAACATCTTGTTTTTAAGACGAAAACATACAATGGCTTAAAAGAGGTTGCCATCGATGAGAAAAAATACGAATCGAGGAAAGCTATTACAGTAACTGAAAATGATATTCCGGCCTTGGAAAAAAATGAGGAATATGCCAACCGCAATGCCGCTTTAAAAATGATCCGTTACAAATTGGATGAAAACCTGTATAACGGTTCAAGAAACTTATACAATTACAAAACCTTTGCTTCCAATATTTTTGAAAGTATGCACCAGCCTTTAGAAAAGAAAGACACTAAAGCCATAGCCGATTTCTGTAAAGCCATACCAACTTCTAAAGATCCTAAAGAATTAATCTGGAATATCGAAGATAAAGTCAAAAAAACCATTGTTTATGACAAATATATCGATAACAAAACTTCGTTAGGTGAAATAATCAAAACCAAACAAGCCAATCAGATAGACATTTTAAAATTGTACATCGCAATTTTCGATTATTATAAAATAGAAAACAATATTGTATTGACTTCGGAGCGATCTTCTATTCCATTTGACAAAGACTTTGAAAGTTATGAAAATCTGGATGAGTTATTACTTTATTTCCCTGCGGTTGACAAATTCATGACGCCAACAGAAATTGAATACAGAACACCATTATTCCCGGCACAATTAGGGAATAACAATGGCTTATTCATCAAATCAAAAGAATATGCCGGCGTGATAATGGGTATTAGCGAAATCAAATTCATTACCCTTCCGGGGACTGAATTAACGACCGACACCATGGAAATTACTATTGACTTATCGAAAGATATAGAAAACCCGTCAGTAAGCTCTAAATTCACATACGGTGGATATTCCGCGATGAATTTACAGCCAATAAAAGACTATGTTTCCAACGACGATTACAAGACTATATTCAACTCGGTAATCGAAAATTACACTAACAAAAAGGAGAACGAAAATTTCAAAACCGGAAATGAAGGAACTGCTAATGTCGGTAAAAATCCTTTCCTTTTGGAATTCAAATATTCAGGAAATGAATTGGTTCAAAAAGCGGGCAACAACTATCTTTTGTCATTGGGTCAGGTAATCGGAAAACAAATGGAACTTTACCAGCAAAACAAAAGATTGCTACCCGTAGAGATCGATTATCCTCACGCGTATAACAGAAAAATTAAAGTGATCCTGCCTCCTAATGTAGAAACCAAAAACCTTGATAAAATAAACATGAATAAATCGCTGGTTCTAGACAATAAAACAGAAGCGCAATTCAAAAGTTCCTACACAAAAACAGGCAACGAAGTAAATGTCGAAAACACCGAATTTTACAACATTGTAAACTATCCCCTGGAGAAATTCGAAGAATACAAGACAGTCATAAATGCTGCTGCCGATTTCAACAAAATAGTGTTGATAATAGCTCAAAAATAA
- a CDS encoding glycosyltransferase family 4 protein — translation MDNKKLLIISSVWVEPKSSAAGSRMLQLIQFFQRQGYVITYTSTSVGSDYAFDLTEIGVSCRHVKMNCSSFDEFVTLLQPGVVLFDRFMLEEQFGWRVAKCCPDAFRLLDTEDLHCLRDARKEAYKKKKDFSEEMLFSDVAKREIASIFRCDLTLMISEFEMELLQTFFKVDEKLLFYLPISVNESAVIEFSKRLPFEERTDFVFIGNFLHEPNWNCVQVLKTEIWPMLSKKLPNANLFVYGAYPSHKVFQLDNPKERFFIKGRTENAIEVIETAKVLLAPIRFGAGIKGKLLEAMLCGTPSVSTSVGAEAMCGNLPWNGFIEDTNEGFIEKAFALYSDQTVWNQAQQNGFEIIKKRFSEADFSNDLKSRIDFLISNLKQHRQQNFIGAMLQHHTLQSTHYMSKWIEAKNKITV, via the coding sequence ATGGACAATAAAAAACTCTTGATTATCAGTTCCGTTTGGGTGGAACCAAAATCATCCGCAGCCGGAAGCAGGATGTTGCAGTTGATTCAATTTTTTCAGCGACAAGGATATGTAATCACATATACCAGTACATCGGTGGGCTCCGATTATGCATTCGACCTGACTGAAATCGGTGTGTCGTGCAGGCATGTGAAGATGAATTGTTCCAGTTTTGATGAGTTTGTGACTCTTCTGCAGCCTGGTGTCGTACTTTTTGATAGGTTTATGCTGGAGGAGCAGTTCGGTTGGCGTGTGGCCAAATGTTGTCCTGATGCTTTTCGTCTTTTGGATACCGAAGACCTGCATTGTTTGCGGGATGCCAGAAAAGAAGCTTATAAAAAGAAAAAAGATTTCTCTGAAGAAATGCTTTTCTCTGATGTGGCCAAAAGGGAGATAGCTAGTATTTTCAGATGCGATCTGACTTTAATGATATCCGAATTCGAAATGGAACTGTTGCAAACTTTCTTTAAAGTAGATGAAAAATTACTGTTTTATCTACCAATTTCGGTGAATGAATCAGCAGTTATAGAATTTTCAAAAAGGTTGCCATTTGAAGAAAGAACTGATTTTGTTTTTATCGGGAACTTTTTACACGAACCCAATTGGAATTGTGTGCAGGTTTTAAAAACGGAAATTTGGCCCATGCTTAGTAAAAAACTTCCAAATGCTAATCTGTTTGTTTATGGAGCATATCCTTCTCATAAAGTGTTTCAGTTGGATAATCCTAAAGAGCGATTCTTTATTAAAGGACGCACTGAAAATGCGATTGAGGTAATTGAAACGGCTAAAGTTTTACTGGCCCCCATTCGTTTTGGAGCCGGAATAAAGGGGAAGCTGTTGGAAGCAATGTTATGTGGAACGCCGTCTGTCAGTACTTCTGTAGGTGCTGAAGCGATGTGTGGAAATTTACCTTGGAATGGTTTTATTGAGGACACTAATGAAGGTTTTATTGAAAAAGCCTTTGCATTATATTCAGATCAGACGGTTTGGAATCAGGCACAGCAAAATGGTTTTGAAATCATAAAAAAGAGGTTTTCAGAAGCTGATTTTTCGAATGACTTGAAATCAAGAATAGATTTTCTCATTTCAAATCTTAAACAACATCGTCAACAAAATTTTATAGGAGCAATGTTGCAGCATCATACATTACAGAGTACACATTATATGTCGAAATGGATTGAAGCAAAAAATAAAATTACGGTTTAA